In Deferribacteraceae bacterium V6Fe1, one genomic interval encodes:
- the rplF gene encoding 50S ribosomal protein L6, with the protein MSRIGKVPVNIPAGVEVKVDDEKIIVKGPKGQLQQKLHNKISVVVDGNQVVVNKKDESQLARSLFGLYRTLIYNMVEGVLKGYEKKLEIVGVGYKAALKGKDLDLSLGFSHPVIVSPPEGIEFAVEGQQKIVVRGIDKQLVGQVAADIRKIRKPEPYKGKGVRYEGERIVRKAGKTGKK; encoded by the coding sequence ATGTCAAGAATAGGAAAAGTTCCAGTTAATATACCGGCTGGTGTAGAAGTTAAGGTAGACGATGAAAAGATTATTGTAAAGGGACCAAAAGGTCAGCTCCAGCAAAAACTACATAATAAAATATCTGTGGTTGTTGATGGTAATCAAGTAGTTGTAAATAAAAAGGATGAATCTCAGCTTGCCAGGTCACTATTTGGACTTTACAGGACTTTAATATATAACATGGTAGAAGGCGTTTTAAAAGGTTATGAGAAAAAGTTGGAAATAGTTGGTGTAGGTTACAAGGCTGCTTTAAAGGGTAAAGATTTGGATCTCTCTCTTGGTTTTTCTCATCCGGTTATTGTTTCCCCACCTGAAGGTATCGAGTTTGCAGTAGAGGGCCAGCAGAAAATAGTTGTCAGAGGGATTGACAAGCAATTGGTAGGCCAGGTTGCTGCGGATATTAGAAAGATAAGAAAACCTGAACCTTACAAGGGGAAAGGTGTTCGCTATGAAGGGGAAAGAATAGTAAGAAAAGCCGGTAAGACCGGTAAAAAGTAA
- the rplR gene encoding 50S ribosomal protein L18: MAKIDKNAARKKRHFRIRKKISGTAERPRLNVFKSNKYFYAQVIDDTTGNTIVSASSLEKELKSVCKAHCNVETAKKVGELIAKRAKEKGLASVVFDRGGYIYHGKIKAFADSAREAGLEF; the protein is encoded by the coding sequence GTGGCTAAGATAGATAAAAATGCTGCCAGAAAGAAAAGACATTTTAGAATCAGAAAGAAAATTTCTGGTACTGCTGAAAGACCAAGATTGAATGTATTTAAAAGTAATAAGTATTTTTATGCCCAAGTAATTGATGATACTACTGGCAATACAATTGTTTCAGCAAGCTCTTTGGAAAAAGAGTTGAAATCAGTTTGCAAAGCACATTGTAATGTTGAAACTGCCAAGAAAGTAGGTGAGCTTATTGCAAAAAGGGCTAAAGAGAAAGGGTTAGCTTCTGTAGTTTTTGACAGGGGCGGTTATATATACCACGGAAAAATAAAGGCTTTTGCTGATTCAGCTAGAGAAGCTGGATTAGAATTTTAA
- the rpsE gene encoding 30S ribosomal protein S5, translated as MSTSENQLVDKVVHIGRVTKVVKGGRIFRFTAIVVVGDYNGRVGIGHGKAREVPDAIRKALEMAKKNLVEVPVSKGTIPHKVIGKFGAAELVMKPAAPGTGIIAGGAARPLFELAGVQNILAKSTRSRNPHNVLYAVMDGFKKIRTVSEIASARGKTIQEVIR; from the coding sequence TTGAGTACATCAGAAAATCAATTAGTAGATAAGGTAGTCCATATAGGAAGAGTTACAAAGGTTGTAAAAGGTGGTAGAATTTTTAGGTTTACTGCTATAGTAGTTGTAGGTGACTATAACGGAAGAGTTGGGATTGGGCATGGTAAAGCAAGAGAAGTACCAGATGCAATAAGAAAAGCTCTTGAGATGGCTAAAAAGAATTTGGTTGAGGTGCCAGTTTCAAAAGGTACGATCCCTCATAAAGTTATTGGCAAATTTGGCGCGGCTGAATTAGTAATGAAGCCTGCCGCACCTGGTACTGGTATTATTGCCGGTGGTGCCGCTAGACCATTGTTTGAGCTTGCAGGAGTACAAAATATACTTGCTAAGTCGACAAGAAGTAGAAATCCACATAACGTACTCTACGCAGTAATGGACGGCTTTAAAAAGATTAGAACAGTAAGTGAAATTGCCTCCGCAAGAGGAAAAACTATTCAAGAAGTTATTAGATAA
- the rplO gene encoding 50S ribosomal protein L15, with protein sequence MKIHDLKPAPGSKKNKKRVGRGSGSGLGTTAGKGHKGQKARSGGGVKPGFEGGQMPLARRIPKRGFSNKKFAAVYEIVNLGSIDQKFNNGETVSLETLVERNLIKGNKGGVKILAEGEFTKKLTFVVDKVSESAAAKIKELGGEIK encoded by the coding sequence ATGAAGATACATGATTTAAAACCTGCTCCAGGCTCAAAGAAAAATAAAAAGAGAGTTGGCCGAGGAAGCGGAAGTGGACTTGGTACTACTGCCGGAAAAGGGCATAAAGGTCAAAAAGCTAGATCTGGTGGTGGAGTAAAACCGGGGTTTGAGGGCGGGCAGATGCCTCTTGCCAGAAGAATTCCGAAAAGAGGATTTAGTAATAAGAAGTTTGCTGCTGTATATGAAATAGTTAACCTTGGCAGTATAGATCAGAAATTTAATAATGGTGAAACTGTAAGTTTGGAAACACTTGTTGAAAGAAATCTTATTAAAGGGAATAAGGGCGGAGTAAAGATTCTTGCCGAGGGTGAATTTACTAAAAAACTTACATTTGTGGTTGATAAGGTTTCCGAATCAGCTGCAGCTAAAATTAAAGAACTTGGCGGAGAGATAAAATAA
- the secY gene encoding preprotein translocase subunit SecY — translation MFKKLEDIFSLPELRKRIIFTALMLIVYRIGTHVPTPGIDSDALAQFFSRQAGNMLGFFDMFTGGALSRLTVFGLGIMPYISASIIMELLSVVVPHLSELKKQGTEGRNKITKYTRYGTVLICSIQALGISIGLESMTSPVGSPIVMFPGWGFRLVTTVTLTAGTIFLMWLGEKITEKGLSNGISLIIFTGIIARFPTAVYNTIRVLKTGELQIITVVVVVAIALAVTAGIVYMEIASRRLPIQYVRKGGLGGRQSVGNSYLPLKLNTANVIPIIFAASIMSFPSMLSSFSQSSVLGKIGYYFSPSSVLYYVLYVVLIVFFTYFYTSIIFNPKDIADNIQKSGGVIPGKRPGEATAQFIDYTLSRLTFIGAIYLSAVAILPQLIIKNFNVPFYFGGTSLLIVIGVGMDVMNKVESHLITHNYDGFLKKGRIKGRGYV, via the coding sequence ATGTTTAAAAAATTAGAAGATATATTTTCATTACCGGAGCTGAGAAAGAGAATAATCTTTACAGCTCTTATGTTGATTGTTTACAGAATTGGTACTCACGTACCTACACCTGGTATAGATTCCGATGCGCTTGCTCAATTTTTTTCCAGGCAAGCAGGGAATATGCTCGGTTTTTTTGATATGTTTACTGGTGGGGCATTAAGCAGGCTTACAGTTTTTGGGCTTGGTATAATGCCCTATATTTCTGCATCAATTATTATGGAACTTTTGAGTGTAGTTGTTCCTCACTTGTCTGAGCTTAAAAAACAAGGAACAGAAGGTAGAAATAAGATAACGAAATATACCAGATATGGGACAGTTCTTATATGTTCTATTCAAGCACTTGGAATCTCTATAGGGCTTGAGTCCATGACTTCACCTGTTGGGTCTCCAATAGTTATGTTTCCGGGCTGGGGTTTTAGACTCGTTACTACCGTGACATTAACTGCCGGTACTATATTTCTTATGTGGTTAGGCGAAAAAATAACTGAAAAAGGGCTTAGTAACGGGATTTCATTAATAATCTTCACAGGTATTATAGCCAGATTTCCAACAGCAGTTTACAATACAATACGTGTACTAAAAACCGGTGAATTACAAATTATCACTGTAGTTGTAGTTGTAGCAATTGCACTTGCAGTAACTGCAGGTATAGTTTACATGGAGATTGCATCACGCAGATTGCCGATTCAGTATGTGAGAAAAGGTGGTTTGGGCGGAAGACAAAGTGTAGGTAATTCATATCTGCCTTTAAAGCTGAATACTGCAAACGTTATTCCTATCATCTTTGCAGCTTCAATTATGTCTTTCCCAAGCATGCTTTCTTCATTTTCTCAAAGCAGTGTTTTAGGTAAAATAGGCTACTATTTTTCTCCGAGTTCGGTGCTTTACTATGTATTGTATGTAGTGTTGATAGTGTTTTTTACATATTTTTATACTTCAATTATTTTTAACCCTAAAGATATAGCTGATAATATTCAAAAAAGTGGCGGTGTTATCCCTGGGAAACGTCCCGGAGAGGCAACTGCACAGTTTATAGACTACACATTGTCAAGATTGACTTTTATCGGGGCAATATATCTGTCAGCTGTTGCAATATTACCTCAGTTGATCATTAAGAACTTTAATGTTCCATTTTATTTTGGTGGAACAAGTCTTCTCATTGTTATTGGAGTTGGAATGGATGTTATGAATAAAGTAGAATCTCATTTGATAACTCATAATTACGATGGTTTCTTAAAGAAAGGAAGGATTAAAGGTAGGGGCTACGTATGA
- a CDS encoding adenylate kinase has translation MINMIFLGPPGAGKGTQSANIIKDFNIVQISTGDILRAAVKEGTEFGLMAKKYMDEGKLVPDDVIIGIVKDRLQADDCKNGFILDGFPRTIPQAIALDSMLKDSLNTEITHIISLEVPDEDILERLTGRRTCENCKKGFHIKFAPSANGDICDECGGKLIQRNDDKEETIKKRLSVYHEQTSMLKDYYKNSGKLSIIDGTGEPDEIYAKIKGILS, from the coding sequence ATGATTAATATGATTTTTTTGGGACCTCCAGGAGCCGGTAAGGGGACACAGTCTGCAAATATTATAAAAGATTTTAATATTGTACAGATTTCTACCGGAGATATTTTAAGGGCAGCTGTTAAGGAAGGGACTGAGTTTGGCTTAATGGCAAAAAAGTATATGGATGAAGGGAAACTTGTCCCTGACGATGTCATAATCGGTATTGTAAAGGATAGACTTCAGGCTGATGACTGCAAAAACGGATTTATTCTTGATGGCTTCCCTAGAACAATTCCTCAGGCAATTGCTCTTGACAGTATGCTTAAGGACAGTCTGAATACTGAAATTACTCATATAATAAGTTTGGAAGTCCCGGACGAAGATATTCTTGAAAGGCTTACCGGCAGAAGGACATGTGAAAATTGCAAAAAAGGGTTTCATATTAAATTTGCTCCTTCGGCAAATGGTGACATCTGTGATGAATGTGGCGGTAAACTTATTCAGCGTAATGATGATAAAGAAGAGACAATTAAAAAGAGGTTAAGTGTATATCACGAACAGACTTCTATGTTAAAAGATTATTATAAAAACTCTGGTAAGCTTAGTATAATTGATGGCACCGGAGAGCCTGATGAAATATATGCTAAAATAAAAGGGATTTTATCTTAA
- the map gene encoding type I methionyl aminopeptidase, with product MVELKSKAEIERMRKACGIVKEVLEKVEKEIKPGVTTKSIDILAENIIVSRSARPSFKNYRGYPASICASVNEVVVHGIPSDYVLKDGDIVSIDVGAYIDGFHGDAARTFLVGECSEVAKKLVDVTRESFFKGIEFAKHMFRLSDISHAVQKYVEENGFEVIRDYYGHGIGRELHEDPTIPNYGKPNRGIRLRPGMVLAIEPMVVEKRYTVKTLEDGWTVVTEDGGLAAHYENTVAITTNGPEILTL from the coding sequence ATGGTTGAACTTAAAAGCAAAGCTGAAATTGAAAGAATGAGAAAAGCTTGCGGAATTGTAAAGGAAGTTCTTGAAAAGGTAGAAAAAGAGATAAAACCCGGTGTAACAACGAAAAGTATTGACATTCTCGCAGAAAATATTATAGTTTCACGTTCTGCGAGGCCTTCATTTAAAAATTACAGAGGGTATCCTGCATCTATATGTGCCTCTGTAAATGAAGTTGTGGTTCACGGAATACCGTCCGACTATGTTTTGAAGGACGGTGATATAGTAAGTATTGATGTTGGTGCTTATATTGACGGTTTCCATGGGGATGCTGCCAGGACATTTTTAGTTGGTGAGTGCAGTGAAGTTGCTAAGAAGCTTGTAGACGTGACTAGAGAGAGTTTTTTTAAAGGGATTGAGTTTGCAAAGCATATGTTTAGACTTTCGGACATTTCCCATGCAGTACAAAAATATGTTGAAGAAAACGGATTTGAAGTTATACGGGACTACTATGGTCACGGTATAGGTAGAGAGCTTCATGAAGATCCTACAATACCAAACTATGGTAAACCGAACCGCGGCATTAGGCTTAGGCCTGGTATGGTTTTAGCAATAGAACCCATGGTTGTGGAAAAGCGCTATACGGTAAAAACCCTCGAAGACGGCTGGACTGTTGTCACTGAAGACGGTGGTTTGGCAGCACATTATGAGAATACTGTGGCAATCACAACCAATGGACCTGAAATTTTAACATTATAA
- the infA gene encoding translation initiation factor IF-1, which translates to MGKRDDVIEVEGKVLEALPNAMFKVALENGHIILAHLSGKMRMHFIRILPGDKVTVEISPYDLTKGRITYRHK; encoded by the coding sequence ATGGGGAAAAGGGATGATGTAATTGAAGTTGAAGGTAAAGTATTAGAGGCTTTACCTAACGCAATGTTTAAAGTGGCGCTGGAGAATGGTCATATTATTCTGGCACATCTGTCCGGGAAGATGCGTATGCATTTTATAAGGATATTACCGGGAGATAAGGTTACCGTTGAGATTTCCCCCTACGATTTAACTAAAGGTAGGATAACTTACAGGCATAAGTAA
- the rpmJ gene encoding 50S ribosomal protein L36, with translation MKVRASVKPICSKCKVIKRNGIIRVICENPRHKQRQG, from the coding sequence ATGAAGGTTAGAGCAAGTGTTAAACCTATATGTAGCAAATGTAAGGTTATAAAAAGAAACGGAATCATTAGGGTTATCTGCGAAAACCCAAGACATAAGCAAAGACAGGGTTAA
- the rpsM gene encoding 30S ribosomal protein S13 produces the protein MARIAGVDVPNNKKIEIGLTYIFGIGRSTARKIIDVTGVDENKRIGDLTQQEISEIRKFIDENLKVEGDLRKDVSLNIKRLMEINCYRGQRHKNSLPCRGQKTRSNARTRRGLAGKRGIKKK, from the coding sequence GTGGCTCGTATTGCAGGTGTAGACGTACCTAATAACAAAAAGATTGAAATAGGTCTTACCTATATCTTTGGCATCGGCCGTAGCACGGCGAGAAAGATTATTGATGTGACCGGCGTAGATGAAAATAAAAGAATCGGTGATCTTACTCAGCAGGAAATTTCGGAAATTAGAAAATTTATTGATGAAAATCTTAAGGTAGAAGGTGACCTTAGAAAAGATGTATCTCTTAATATCAAAAGATTAATGGAGATAAACTGCTATAGAGGGCAGAGACATAAAAATAGTCTGCCATGTAGAGGTCAAAAGACACGTAGCAATGCAAGGACAAGACGTGGACTTGCTGGAAAGCGCGGTATTAAAAAGAAGTAG
- the rpsK gene encoding 30S ribosomal protein S11, whose product MARPRKKKEKRNVPKGIAHIQSTFNNTIVTFTDIYGNAVCWAAGGGEGFKNSRKSTPYAAQLAAESAAKRALDAGMREVEVNVKGPGAGRESAVRAIQAAGIKITLIRDLTPVPHNGCRPRKKRRV is encoded by the coding sequence ATGGCTAGACCGAGAAAGAAAAAAGAAAAAAGAAATGTGCCAAAGGGTATAGCACATATTCAATCTACATTTAATAATACTATAGTTACTTTTACTGACATATACGGCAACGCAGTTTGCTGGGCTGCTGGCGGTGGAGAGGGTTTTAAAAACTCTCGTAAGTCAACTCCTTATGCAGCGCAACTTGCAGCTGAAAGTGCTGCTAAAAGGGCTCTTGATGCAGGTATGAGAGAAGTCGAAGTAAACGTAAAAGGACCAGGCGCTGGTAGAGAAAGTGCAGTTAGAGCCATTCAGGCAGCAGGTATAAAAATCACTTTAATAAGAGACTTAACACCTGTTCCACATAATGGTTGTAGACCAAGAAAGAAAAGAAGAGTTTAA
- the rpsD gene encoding 30S ribosomal protein S4 — MARYTGPVCKLCRREGMKLYLKGDRCFKDKCAFEKKGYPPGQHGQARKKISDYGLQLREKQKVKRLYGVLETQFRRYFEKATRMQGITGENLLQLLERRLDNVVYRSGFAGSRKEARQFVRHNHFEVNGRRVNIPSFIVKPGDEIKVIEKSNDVERIKSCLETSEGRGVPEWLSVDKDNMKSVINRLPDRNDVNYEIHEHLIVELYSK, encoded by the coding sequence TTGGCTAGATATACAGGACCTGTTTGCAAACTTTGCAGACGTGAGGGCATGAAGCTATATTTAAAAGGTGATCGTTGTTTTAAAGATAAATGTGCGTTTGAGAAAAAAGGTTATCCGCCCGGACAGCATGGTCAAGCTAGAAAGAAAATTAGTGACTATGGCTTGCAGTTGAGGGAGAAACAAAAAGTTAAAAGGCTTTATGGCGTTTTGGAAACCCAGTTCAGAAGATACTTTGAAAAAGCTACAAGAATGCAAGGTATTACTGGTGAGAATCTTTTGCAACTTCTTGAAAGAAGACTTGATAATGTTGTTTACAGAAGTGGATTTGCTGGAAGTAGAAAAGAAGCAAGACAATTTGTCAGACATAATCATTTTGAAGTTAATGGCAGAAGGGTAAATATCCCTTCATTTATAGTTAAGCCAGGCGATGAAATAAAGGTAATTGAAAAGAGTAACGATGTTGAGAGGATTAAGAGCTGTCTTGAAACATCAGAAGGTAGAGGCGTACCTGAGTGGCTGAGCGTAGATAAGGATAATATGAAATCTGTTATCAATAGGCTGCCTGATAGAAACGACGTTAACTACGAAATACATGAACATCTTATAGTAGAGCTCTATTCTAAGTAA
- a CDS encoding DNA-directed RNA polymerase subunit alpha, with product MILMQFQNLIKPKKIEPVGELTRNYGKFVAEPLERGFGITIGNSLRRTLLSTIEGTAVVGVRIEGVTHEYATIPGVFEDVVDIILNIKSLELSLHTHEQVRVFIEKSGEGAITAADIKGNPNVEVLNPEQHIATITDPNTKIYMELIVERGIGYLPAEEMKDKFDEVDIIPIDAIFSPIKRVNYHVDNARVGQSTDYDKLILEVETDGSIKPEDAIAFAAKILKDQMELFINFDEPEYEDVQVKETKDNSEILDLLDKSIEELELSVRAYNCLKNANIKTLSELCSKTDSEMLKTKNFGRKSLEEIKKVLNDMGLSLGMDLEAIGYNKETEGEENDAS from the coding sequence ATGATATTAATGCAATTTCAAAACCTTATTAAGCCCAAAAAGATAGAGCCAGTAGGAGAACTTACAAGAAACTATGGTAAGTTTGTTGCTGAGCCGCTTGAAAGAGGTTTTGGTATAACAATAGGTAACTCCTTGCGTAGAACACTGCTAAGTACTATTGAGGGTACTGCAGTTGTAGGTGTTCGTATAGAAGGTGTCACTCATGAGTATGCAACTATTCCTGGCGTTTTTGAGGATGTAGTTGATATAATACTCAATATTAAATCACTCGAACTTAGTTTGCATACACATGAGCAAGTTAGGGTGTTTATAGAAAAGTCCGGTGAGGGTGCAATAACTGCTGCGGATATTAAGGGTAATCCTAATGTGGAAGTATTAAATCCTGAGCAGCATATTGCTACGATAACTGACCCTAATACTAAAATCTACATGGAGCTGATTGTAGAAAGAGGTATCGGGTATTTACCTGCCGAAGAGATGAAAGATAAGTTTGATGAGGTAGATATTATACCAATAGATGCAATATTCAGTCCAATCAAGCGTGTTAACTATCATGTTGACAATGCAAGGGTTGGTCAAAGCACTGATTATGACAAGCTTATACTTGAGGTGGAAACTGATGGCTCAATAAAGCCGGAAGATGCAATAGCATTTGCAGCGAAGATTTTGAAAGATCAAATGGAACTTTTTATCAATTTTGATGAGCCTGAGTACGAAGATGTTCAGGTAAAAGAGACTAAGGATAATAGTGAGATTTTGGATCTTCTTGATAAGAGCATTGAAGAGCTTGAGCTGTCTGTTAGAGCTTACAATTGCCTTAAAAATGCTAACATAAAGACATTGTCAGAGCTTTGTTCTAAAACAGATTCTGAAATGCTTAAAACTAAAAACTTTGGCAGGAAGTCTCTTGAAGAGATCAAAAAAGTCCTTAATGATATGGGGCTGAGCTTAGGAATGGATTTAGAAGCTATTGGCTATAATAAAGAAACTGAGGGAGAAGAGAACGATGCGTCATAG
- the rplQ gene encoding 50S ribosomal protein L17, whose amino-acid sequence MRHRKGGKKLGRPTYARVAMLRNMAHSLVENGRIETTIDRAKTLRGFIEPLITLGKKNTLAARRLALRKLPNKQTVHKIFEEIAPLFKDRNGGYTRVLKTSVRRGDNAQLAIIEFVDKPEKTQEQKVNE is encoded by the coding sequence ATGCGTCATAGAAAAGGTGGAAAAAAGTTAGGTAGACCTACATATGCAAGGGTTGCTATGCTTAGAAATATGGCACACTCTCTTGTTGAAAATGGTAGGATTGAAACTACCATAGATAGAGCCAAAACACTTAGGGGTTTTATTGAGCCTCTTATTACTCTTGGTAAGAAGAACACACTTGCTGCCAGAAGGCTTGCTCTCAGAAAGCTTCCTAATAAGCAAACTGTTCACAAAATATTTGAAGAAATAGCTCCGCTCTTTAAAGATAGAAATGGCGGATATACAAGAGTTTTGAAAACTTCTGTCAGAAGAGGGGATAATGCTCAGCTGGCTATTATAGAATTTGTTGACAAACCGGAAAAGACTCAAGAACAAAAAGTAAATGAATAG
- a CDS encoding ABC transporter ATP-binding protein, with the protein MAISVRSLSFGYDKLIFDDINVSFNESSISCIFGLNGSGKSTLIELIIGNLKPINGEITVKIDAKLGVVLQFPENLIFCNTVYDEILSIAKSKYVAEQIIKKLNFDDLKGINPHNLSDGQKRMMFIMSILYCYDICIFDEPFTSMDHETKNNIKKMFKDFKNEGKTIVYTTNRRMDTDIADFVLEIK; encoded by the coding sequence ATGGCAATATCTGTTAGAAGTTTATCTTTTGGTTATGATAAATTAATCTTTGATGATATAAATGTTTCATTCAATGAAAGTAGTATTAGCTGCATATTTGGTTTAAATGGGAGTGGTAAATCGACTCTGATTGAGCTAATTATAGGCAATCTAAAACCAATTAATGGTGAAATTACTGTTAAAATTGATGCTAAATTGGGGGTTGTTTTGCAGTTTCCGGAAAACCTTATATTTTGTAATACAGTTTACGATGAGATTTTATCTATTGCTAAGAGTAAATATGTTGCTGAACAAATAATTAAAAAATTGAATTTTGATGATTTAAAAGGTATAAATCCTCACAATCTAAGTGACGGGCAAAAGAGGATGATGTTTATCATGAGTATATTATACTGTTATGATATTTGTATATTTGATGAGCCCTTTACAAGTATGGATCATGAAACGAAAAATAATATAAAAAAAATGTTTAAAGATTTTAAAAATGAAGGTAAAACTATTGTATATACAACTAATAGAAGGATGGATACAGATATAGCGGATTTTGTATTGGAGATAAAATGA
- a CDS encoding class II aldolase/adducin family protein, translating into MSEIAYWGKKVVEAGLCTSFFGNISYRVQDSIFITKTGVMLDEINEKDIIEVSLTKKNSSDKLASSELIVHRMIYEKTIYTNVIHTHSLYSTFMDVFQDYVTFNYSEVLPFLKLVPIVGGKSGSFELAENVAGALNENPIVIVMGHGVFAAGKNFKECFVYLTALEHYAKDKYYRELIKNG; encoded by the coding sequence ATGAGTGAAATAGCTTATTGGGGTAAAAAAGTAGTTGAGGCAGGTCTTTGCACGTCCTTTTTTGGTAATATTTCATATAGGGTTCAGGATTCAATTTTTATAACAAAGACAGGGGTCATGCTCGATGAAATTAATGAGAAGGATATTATTGAAGTTTCATTAACTAAAAAAAATAGCTCTGACAAATTAGCTTCATCAGAGCTAATAGTGCATAGAATGATCTATGAAAAAACTATTTACACCAATGTGATACATACTCATAGCCTCTACTCAACATTTATGGATGTTTTTCAGGATTATGTTACTTTTAATTATTCTGAAGTACTGCCATTTTTAAAATTAGTTCCAATTGTAGGTGGTAAAAGTGGGAGTTTTGAGCTTGCGGAAAATGTAGCAGGTGCTCTGAATGAGAATCCTATAGTAATTGTTATGGGGCATGGAGTTTTCGCTGCCGGTAAAAATTTTAAGGAATGCTTTGTTTATTTAACTGCTCTTGAACACTATGCCAAAGATAAATATTATAGAGAGTTAATAAAAAATGGATAA
- a CDS encoding sugar phosphate isomerase/epimerase, translating into MDNIYLKADMSTFKKIVEFANINSVGIEYLMSFDDYKSLQFLKHSGIKYTIHSVFFDVELGSLNPYVRNESKKILRDVIAMCNELSPENLVIHHNYNPYKYAFKEDSFVERFVDTFLDVIDGKNSYPISFENVFEFDSNIGLKIVDKIGRDDIGLCFDCGHFNMFSEEYIHSWIQKWSKKLFSFHLHNNYGKYDEHNVLPDGSFDIYELKDYFANRILTIENKTISEFEVSLRYLKEIIG; encoded by the coding sequence ATGGATAATATATATTTAAAAGCAGATATGTCTACATTTAAAAAAATTGTTGAGTTTGCTAATATAAATTCTGTTGGGATAGAATACCTGATGAGCTTTGATGATTATAAAAGCTTACAATTTTTAAAACATTCAGGCATTAAATATACTATACATTCAGTATTTTTTGATGTGGAATTGGGCTCATTGAACCCTTATGTAAGAAATGAGTCGAAAAAAATACTTCGTGATGTTATCGCTATGTGCAACGAGCTTAGCCCTGAAAATTTGGTTATACATCACAATTACAATCCATATAAATATGCATTTAAAGAAGATTCGTTTGTAGAAAGGTTTGTTGATACATTTTTAGATGTAATAGATGGTAAAAATAGTTATCCTATAAGTTTTGAAAATGTATTTGAATTTGATTCCAATATAGGATTAAAAATTGTAGATAAAATTGGAAGAGATGACATAGGTCTGTGTTTTGACTGTGGACACTTTAATATGTTTTCTGAAGAGTATATCCATTCGTGGATTCAAAAGTGGAGTAAAAAATTATTCAGTTTTCATTTGCATAACAATTACGGTAAATATGATGAGCATAATGTTTTACCTGATGGAAGCTTCGATATTTACGAACTGAAAGATTATTTTGCAAATAGAATTCTAACAATTGAGAATAAAACTATTTCCGAGTTTGAAGTATCATTAAGATATCTGAAAGAGATAATAGGGTAG